Within Bos taurus isolate L1 Dominette 01449 registration number 42190680 breed Hereford chromosome 24, ARS-UCD2.0, whole genome shotgun sequence, the genomic segment AATGTTATATAAATTAATCATGCTTGTTCATTTccacgaaatggcaacccactccagtgttcttgcctggagaatcccagggacgggggagcctggtgggctgccgtctatggggtcgcacagagtcggacatgactgaagcgacttagcagcagcagcagcaagctataCACTCACTTTACTTTCTTTTGCATTCTacattagttaattaatttaatttttgcaaAACCAAATTTTCCTTAAAGCACAAATGCACTACATTTTGCAAACAGGTCCATGACACATGACATGACAGTGAGATCAGATAGCCATTCACGTCCATGACCCTCCCAGGGAGTGGCCCCAGGCCCCTGGACACAGTGACTGGGCTCATTTTAGGGGTGACAAGTCAGGCTGAAGTTTAGTGCCTTAAATAATGGCTTCACTTGAGTACCACAGAACTGTGACTATTTAGATATTTGCTCAAAAGTCTTCTTGGCTCTCCTGAAGATATTGAGTGGCGATTACtaatacaaatataaattcaAAGATGGGacaaaatgcaaagcaaaaccaatGAAACCAATTTCcattgcatggtcagtcatgtatAATCTCACTGTTTCTCCTCCCAAAGGTGAAGTTAAGGAGCTCTTGTTCCCCAGTAGCCTCACATCCTCCGACCAGTTGGTGCTGATTAATGCCATCTCCTTCAGAGGGGCCTGGAAGTACGCATTTCAAAAAGACCAAACTATGGCCATGGCTTTCAGATTGGATGAGGTAGACTCTTGActtaatttgctttttctcttaaaGTTGGTGCCCAGCAATTTTGccttaaaatatgttaaataatttCTGGCCTTAGGCAGGTTAATTTCCAAGTGACTATCCCAAGTACCTACCAGATAAAGTCCAGATTTATTAATAGATAAAtgaaagttttgttttattttgctctaTTTAGCATGACAGTTGCATAATTGAAAAACTGGAATAAAACATAGACCTTGGACAGGTTTAAGGCAAGTCTGGGCTTTGGGCTAAGATTAAACCATTGCTAAGCAATTCATTTACTGCACACTGGAAATGAAATCAGGTAGTCGATAATAACTGCAATAGATGCTTACAATGTAGGTCAATGGTACAGTGGGTGTGAACTTGAGAGGCTAAGCAAAACTGGAGAACAATATTCATAATCAGAATAAATGGTTcctgggatttcctggtggtccagtggctaagacttcatgttcACAATGCAGGggcccaagttccatccctggtcagggaactagatcccgcacgGCACAACTGAAAATAATGTGTGCTGCAAGtaaaacctggcacagccaaataagtaaacaaatattttaaaaataaatagataaataaaaagtttctaGGTAGGCTGTCCTGCTATCCGCAATCTCCCCAACTTCTTTccttcttaatatatttaaaaaattttaaagtttttattttttggccatgctgtgcagcatgtgggatcttagttccttgatcagggactgaacacttgccccttgcattggaagtggtgactcctaaccactggaccgccaggaaagtcccaccaACTTCTCTCCTTTGTGTCCTCAGCATATCCTAAATGTCAGGCTGCGACCAAAATAATACTTGTTATTTAACAAGAAATAATGGGTCTGTATATTATAAATGAGTTCCTAAACTATCAGTTGTATATACtctatcaaatatatttccaaaaaTGCTTGCCATTATTGGTCAATTAAACAtttgtcatcagatcagatcagatcagtcgctcagtcgtgtctgactctttgcgaccccatgaattgcagcacgcccggcctccctgtccatcaccaactcccggagttcacttagactcacgtccatcgagtcagtgatgccatccagccatctcatcctctgtcgtccccttctcctcctgcccccaatccctcccagcatcagagtcttttccaatgagtcaactcttcgcatgaggtggccaaagtactggagtttcagcttcagcatcattccttccaaagaaatcccagggctgatctccttcggaatggactggttggatctccttgcagtccaagggactctcaagagtcttctccaacaccacaattcaaaagcatcaattcttcggtgctcagccttcttcacagtccaactctcacatccatacatgaccacaggaaaaaccatagccttgactagacgaacttttgttggcaaagtaatgtctctgcttttgaatatgctatctaggttggtcataactttcagcCAACTATAAAATTACAGAGGATTTATATTTCTGGATAAGTATATTAGAATACTTATTACATGAATACTTTTTCATGTAAAAGAAATAGTGAATGATTGTAAGGAAAACATAATTCTCTAACCAAACATATTAGTCACAGCTGGAATTATCCAGTAttatctttccaaagaatattgtCATCAGATATTGAGGTCATTGGACATATAGTGAAACTATATTGCTATTACaagttgtgggtttttttttttttttttttaatgaaaataccaGGGCCACATTCCTGGAGATTCTGATTTGCAAGAAGTGCTTGAGTAGTTGTATTTTTAAGTAAcccgtgtgctgctgctgctgctaagtcgtgtagGTCCTTCCAAAGATTACCCAAGTTTGGGGACCATAGTATAAGGAAGATGGAAAGGAGATTTTAATAGGGATCATAGAGAGCTACTTAAAAGGGCAAACATATCCCAAAGCAAGCAGACTTTCTAGAGGAAACAAGTCAGAATCTGACAAGTTAATGTCAAAATCTTTATTTTCACAGGAAAATCTGGTCCATTTGGTTTACATGATGCAGCTATCTTTATGTTATGACTAGcctttcaaagagaaaaacataaaataaggtTATGGTCATAACTAAATTTCTTTAACTGACCTCAATATGTGGAATTCACTTAGCCCATTGTTATGTGctttgctattaatattttgtaGCTATTTTGTAATTTGCAACCCAGTGCTGTGAATTGGTCCAGATTAGTCAGTACTTGAGCTGGAAAGACACTAAATTATGTTCCTTAAAGGACctgtttgacttttaaaaaatggttatcCTGATAAGATCTTATGATGCTTATTTCTCAACTCTTTGATGTAAATTAACTGCTTCTGGGCATCAAAAATATACACTTgactaaaaataatatattgaaaGGCATAAACACTTTGCACTTCAGTAGCTACTTAATTTAGGCTACCACTCCCCTTTCAGTAAGTACAACAGTGATCAATCATGGATATTTCTGTGGCAAGATGGATAGATTTTGGTTTGGTCACTCCTTGTGGGAAACTTTGGAGGATAAGATGTAAATTCCTCATGCTTTaaatggaaacacagaaaggagCTGGCTTTTTCATCTCACTGTTGTTACTTTTATAGTCTCAGAGCACATCTGTCCAGATGATGCGTCTGCAAGGGCACTTGAAACTGGGCTCCATCACAGAGCCTCCAGGGCAGGTTCTGGAGCTGCCCGATGTGGAGGATCGCCTGAGTATGGTCATCATCCTACCCAGCAAGGATGCCAGTCTGGGACAGGTAAACCACTCAGTCTTTGCAGCCACAGACACCAGAAAAGGGTCTGTGCTTGAAAATTACACATGCAGGAAGCTGGAGATTCCAAATAACTGCTTATACTTAATGCAGtgctgcatgcttagtcatgttctactctctgtgatcccatggactctagctcaccaggctcctctgtccgtgggattctccaggctagaatattggagtgggttgccacgacctcctccaggggaccttcccaacctggggattgaatatgcatctcttgcgtctcctgcattggcaggtggattctctaccgctGTGCTACCCCGGAAGCCCCCATACTATGCTTGATCTAAGCCAAAAGGCTAAGAAGTGGCTATGTGCacctaaaaagcaaaataatcccCAATAAAGCACCCCCACACTAGGGTATGTTACTTCTAATGGTTTTAGGTTAAGTTTTGAAAGCACAGGCACATGCGTCCTTGTCCATCTTCATGAGTAACGGTTTTAGGTTAAGTTTTGAAAGCATGGTCACATGCGTCCTCGTCCATCTTCATGAGTTGCTACTTTACATGTAGTTTTTATGTGTTATGTATCAGCACCTCTTTCGGACCAAGGGAATTGAGGGATGAATGAGAAAAGGGACGGTGGTTTAGGGAGTAGGTTGactgtattaaaatatttagttgTCACATGAAAGAAGAAATGGACTAATTTTTTTGTAGTTCCCAGAGTGAGAATTAAAACTGATAGGTACCAATTACAGGGAAGCAGATTTATGGTCAAAATGGGAGAGGTCTTTCTTGCAAGCTGAGCTGTGCAGCCACCAAACCAGGCTGTTTATAAAGAAGTGGGCGGTCGATGTCAGGACTTCTCAAGCGGATGCTGGTGGGTGTCTCAGATGCTCCTTGAAGGGCCTCCTCTACGATCTTTTTCACATTTGAGATTAATTGATTCTAATGATCCAGAAATGTTAGTTTGATACAAATTCAGTCCCTATGGATGTCTGACTAATGAGAATTCTGGTTGGAGTTGAGGTAGAAATTCACATTGGTCGGCCTAgaattgggctttccaggtggctcagtggtaaagaatccacctgccaaagcaggagattgcaggttccatcactgggtcaggaagatcccctggaggaggaaatggcaaccaattctagtattcttgcctgggaaatcccatggatagaggagcctggagggctacagtccagggggtcacaaaaggtcagacatgactgagcaactaacagcaacaaaaacaacagccCAGAATTACAACTTATATCCTCAGAATCTGAAGATCTCAGGTTCCAAAGACGCCTTTTAATGTGGCCAAAAGGAAGGGTAGGCACACATATAAATTTTATTGTTATAATACACAAATAGCGCAGCTTAGAGAGGGACCATGagagaaacaaaagtaaatgttCCCTGTGATAAGTTATTGCTTTTCCAAGTAACTCTCGGATGGTGTGCCCAGGCATAGATCCCAGGGCTGCATGCCTCTTATTCAGTTATTGATCGTGGTTGCACTTTCCCCACTTATTCTTACAGATTCTGCTTTCCAAACAATGAGAAGTAGCTTCATCTATTTACAGCCTCACATCTAGTCCTTAGGATATTTCACATTTtggtgtaattttattttctaaaaaaaaagatgttcatatttttcttctttctttctttcccatagGTTATCAGAGAGATCACTCCTGAGAAACTCAATAACTGGATAAGCTCAGGCAACATGAAAGACACAGCTGTGGTCCTGTACTTGCCGCAGCTCAGGCTCAAGGGGTTCCCTGAAGACCTGGCGCCCGTACTGGCGGCTCTGGGAATGGTGGATGTCTTTGACCGCTCGAGGGCTAACTTGTCTGGCATAATTGCAGGAGGAGGCCTTGGGGTCTCCAAGATAATACACAAGGCCATGCTGGAGGTTAATGAGAGTGCTTCAGAGTTCACCCTAACCAACCAAACAATCAAAgtggaaaatcctgaaatatTCAAGGTGGAtcatccttttctcttctttatcttACACAAGGAAACTAAGATGATTCTTTTCTATGGCAGAGTCTCCAACCCTTAAGGAAGGGATGGGATTTATAGTCAGCTTTCTGATTCTTGGAATTAGCTTGCAGAGAACTCTCAGTATAGGTACAACTAAAAGGGATACACCATACTTTTTAGCAATGTTTTGCCTTCAACTATCTCATGTAGAACATCCAACCCAGCCCTTTTTGGTTTGGTTGACTTTGACTAAACAAGTTAGAGCACACGGTTAATTatacttattaaaaattataatccataccatttctttttccttttaaaaaaataacagctttgttgagatataatgcACACACTGTAAAAGcctccatttatttatatctatttacttattttaactgAAGCatggttgacttacaatattatattggtttcaggAGTGCAATatagtaattcaatatttttataggttatactcCATATAGAgtctttataaaatattgattgtatttcctgtgctgtacaatgtgtatttgcattttttttatacctagtagtgttcttgcctggagaagcccagggacgggggagcatggtgggctgccatctatggggtcgcacagagtcggacacgactgaagtgacttagcagcagcagcagcagcaccttgtggctcagctggtaaaaaaatccacttgccatgAGGAATTcagggagacctgtgtttggtccctgggttgggaagatcccctggagaagggaaagactacccactccagtgttctggcctggggaattccatggactgtagagtccatgggatcgcaaacagttTGATACGACTGagaggctttcactttcacattggaTTTAAAAGGTTGAAGCTTTCATCAAGCTACTGGACTCTGCTCCCTGCTTTGAAAAATAaaccacttttattttattttattttttttggccatgtgatctcagttccctgaccagggatcaaacacacactCTCTGCACCTCTGCACTGGGAGTATGGGGTCTcacccactggactgccggggggTCCAGTGTTGTCCTGTGTTTGATCATACTTTCCAAATACCTATTATGCAGGAGCACAAAGTGGGCATGGCCACTGATGGACACGATatcagccattcagttcagtcgctcatcgtgtgagactatttgcgaccccatggactgcagcacgccaggcctccctgcccatcaccaactcccagagttcactcaaactcatgtccatcgagtcggtgatgccatccaaccatctcatcctctgtcgtccccctctcctcctgctctcaatctttcccagcttcagggtcttttccaatgagtcagttcttcacattagatggccaaggtattggagtttcagcttcagcatcagtccttccaatgaacgctcaggactgatctcctttaggatggactggttgaatctccttgcagtccaagggattctcaagagtcttctccaacaccacagttcaaaagcatcaattcttcagtgctcagctttttttatagtccaactctcacatccatacatgactactggaaaaaccatagctttgactagatggacctttgttggcaaagtaatgtctctgctttttaatatgctgtctagattggtcataacttttcttccaaggagtaagcctcttttaatttcatggctataggcaccatctgcagtgattttggagcccaaacaaataaagtctgtcattgtttccattgtttcctcacgtatttgccatgaagtgatgggaccagatgccatgatctgaatgttgagttttaagccaactttttcactctcctcttttaccttcatcgagaggctctttagttcttcttcacttttttccataagtgtggtgtcatttgtatatctgaggttattgatatttctcccagcagtcttgattccagcttgttcttcattcagcccagcgtttctcatgatgtactctgcatataagttaaataagcagggtgacaatacacagccttgacatactcctttcctgatttggaaccagtctgttgttccatgtccagttctagctgttgcttcttgacctgcacacagatatccttggaggcaggtcagatggtctggtattcccatctctttgagaattttccacagtttattgtgatccacacagtcaaaggctttggcatagtcaataaagcagaaatagatgtgtttatggaactctcctgcttttttgatgatccagcgaatgttggcaatttgatctctggttcctctttcttttctaaaaccagcttgaacatcaggaagttcatggttcacatattgctgaagcctggcttggagaattttgagcattactttactagagtgtgagatgagtgcaattgtgtggtagtttgagcattctttagcatcgcctttctttgggattggaatgaaaactgacctcttccagtcctgtggccactgctgagttttccacatttgctggcatggTGAGGGCAGCGCTTTCACAAACTGTGTTACCAAACCAAAACATGCATCTGTAGAATGGTGGACAGGAGTATGAAACTTAGGTGAATCATCTGTGGCAGAAAGGACACCCAAGGCAGTGTCCTCTATGTTAAAAATACATTGTCTGTATACTGGAGTCTGTCAATAG encodes:
- the LOC522479 gene encoding ovalbumin, with protein sequence MDSLSVANAQFCFDVFKEISCDHTIENVLLSPLSLLSALAVVLFGARGNSASQMEKVLHLNELTRTANSSNTRCEDTAVHSLIQAILSEISKSSHSQVHMASGLFAEKAHPFLPTYVDCIKQLYKLRPENLDFKNHLEEARIQINEQIENKTKGEVKELLFPSSLTSSDQLVLINAISFRGAWKYAFQKDQTMAMAFRLDESQSTSVQMMRLQGHLKLGSITEPPGQVLELPDVEDRLSMVIILPSKDASLGQVIREITPEKLNNWISSGNMKDTAVVLYLPQLRLKGFPEDLAPVLAALGMVDVFDRSRANLSGIIAGGGLGVSKIIHKAMLEVNESASEFTLTNQTIKVENPEIFKVDHPFLFFILHKETKMILFYGRVSNP